The following proteins are co-located in the Xiphophorus maculatus strain JP 163 A chromosome 8, X_maculatus-5.0-male, whole genome shotgun sequence genome:
- the LOC102226128 gene encoding CDK5 regulatory subunit-associated protein 2 isoform X2, which yields MDSVVGDDVTLPVDVNGSCQLPDSINAGEFSSDNMTAPSFPEKMSPVKALTMKDYENQITALKKENFNLKLRIYFMEERMQQKCDDSTEDIFKTNIELKVELESMKRELAEKQELLVSASKALESLAGRESGEPQRVREQAHREMGALRDAFSKRIAELEQNLQAAEEEVGRMAAIAEEEKLKNINMEKQLQTVASTDIHPPSSLPRTVQDLQQALQKSDNEVKQLKITVKNQEALIQQKNSGDSQTDPQSTKQLSELIVEKDQQLKDLRDDLQREKDKVQPDQQKSDINRLESINKMLTEEVNRVKSANENMTKTLEDSQNHNKTLSVTLEEKENELDTEKKNALKRDKTIQGLTQVLREKEKEIEELCQEIEDRDDALAKAREAAHKAQLQKYQGVEEHQSLLMEKQTELAQLQGEHHTKVLEAQKLQRALDRKEQELADLQQSKDQLEVELEDMQQQKKKGDKALNDLTNQLKKVNGEMKERESALEQQYQEMLEQTQRKLHSHEVTIQRLTTTLADKEQQLQDYINMVRDLEQSKSPGSNDGMLTKLRQRLKENESALEQALDDKFAAIEEKDNEIHQLQLLLREKERDLERLTNLLTHNEETINNFDSLIKEKDVELQHLANTLKNLQRAKQDVEDNLNRSLREKDAIIHQLQLSLEGKTKDMEEMAKSVLNHSQSQAQDLAEQRGQRLKVTEAMLSEAVKARERLIDDNESAVEGLLATINSKDQLLKKDQNQEGCNRPEASSSDDGDDDAGFSQESAEHFNRMLSERAQEIQELRKQLAEKQQELAKAERKSSSTTQESYLETAELRTLLVEKDSLIDKLLQRGQERDKFLAEMSQKVDGDHMLELRQTIQIMQEKLEEREADLSRRNTEDNQENIPVSKKTVVVLKKELAQKTEALNKALKRENELKISLADLQSLLSELQGRSEGQVANIDSLTATLKTKDEIINVLHQRLGQGSDSRNDSTQDHLIGSNMDRSLPALPQREITMIGGDSQQDALPHRSALQQEHDALNKALRAEQQLYSSLVRTVKEPDSGQRLHALQLELTAVQLLRQQLEDSVKTNEELRDDLEREIQRAKLREGMDLIDPKELESMRHQLEDAQRWNASLQARLGAIQNRGGGVGGTSDGETLSFIGDQTSYMSICVGEGTDDSLPQLSPQELQRKVLDLQEHVAGLQSLNNELQSKLSQMEKSERDALEREDKDLTSRSRFKQLEEMCERQPQCDAERERLPGQDKEIQTETSTLRKTAPRNLLGDENMISRSSQGREYAHSDSTLSHSGDDDDGAESNTEALAQTSELAGLGSNSMQHQREELQRLRSENLKLWGLLKELKSTECKEKESADVSGSSSDGQAELRRTLEMVQSNPKLVSMVFKSPKQTTKKSSKASAGETAVTNVSSADENPKLQSKTHHKSPKQHVTRHRAGVKSRLPVPVRLRAEGSTSWESVTSDPMQTDAQQHSAVEDVSGSDQQLHTNSDSALQTSASPSSTIRHSHTSCSPAESDGGFDTRAPVDHTHNESALLSQLELLHQECQEKEVLINKMREQLSDLEELHAQLEEKKRQNAQQTVALQAAQSTIAYLTACSLDNQSNFGPHPCSGAVGSDVDLHSRCMELQKSLQEKEELNNQLIELLSMAEKAVASSQSQDQEPETDGLSSWIEGALHEVHTHSHRDSPNQASGQTENSVLELQQHADSLQKALLEQSKLNAELQEQLRAANEAAQRDGSHLNGPTWRQRGGTTELLEDDESRDDQGAKRGCHNPDLNQEMFSVVLRCFSATEAAVSSLAGHCKNTASPTSDKSELYADLQKDFDNLQRALQERSKLTESGEHGRRSSSNLSFASSETKGLKLYQDLCHLHKVLSDYSQRVNDLQASAQQERGHRREGKVRGVEHDDKGLPPDVKLQLETLHKALREKKKAYKNLEEKLATALTSTSSTETIRKAAPEQGHKSVQVDLQDLGYETSGKSENDREESSSTDLDLGVNPSCSASSLPSLLKNEHATFSSTENLDSNSSTPYPSSPALSSAKVSLKNLQMYDEFGASEDPLQLQAQVRELKAHLENQAKVILQMQSLLHRNSLSSDVAANTSDPLTVREKDGAHKVDCSQERVGQPSGKKEAENQSATDRAGVVNIDLWKERTLNRSTNEQLQQTRSRSTSPARLDSLVKSQARELSQLREQIKESRRLGVLQRRQLEELSKVFKDLLHSGEVDHYMGEVVKEQLNKSLNLLDKLDGRLDKEESHPVSEDVAALELSRRLAKELQEKNRLIQSLQSQIHGQTPSSHRSSQSDLSRSDVTISSCHSSSTTQGGSRARSQQHSPENSGAAVCPAGGALEKGASPFSRDASSSLQRLQMENRRLQEQLRSNEELNATLRSELDLHCSILAQPSRHHQEQEPGPDQEAAEPQTGMHEQGGDIGSQGEGGEQPRTMNSDLLAEHLQEIRALRQRLEESIRTNDLLREQLERKLAEVEKDPAATNIFIQGSEEQGQLVNEVRFLWEQNQVLKEQLNVGSRDKQKENEKLRETLARRTAKLEQSRKDSEVLRKENLRLQETLEQGSQENALLQNSLQASREELRRLQCEVKLQRQQLSDSQQLLQSLRVELQIYENIKNDSSQHERRQEAPHPVPMSSSGSMNLGELLSEIRHLRLQLERSIQTNTALRQRLEEQLLRGPGHSETININYLLSSPDEAGRPPGREGCDPLLRSFRTHEQTSVYHVSSEVKHQAQSENDADSVCSSSERSVSGAPSRLVPGHRMWATRNGRHVLGLIEDYNALRKQISEGRKLSRSMDAQLHECLHALRQQGSDNQMRENQHLKSLSSSSNTMQQVLEEAGRLLKLLWRVSLPAASTAGGSAGSQQDELLKNEIARLKNRLSQQERMLSGAVKRLRTTNQLKEGMERVIIDQLSLTHGVLKKARGNLETNYCTLFGQKSPSGEAGAGGSSRCAVVEAEQRSFPISSLTADRDSDLSGGNSAASSRCSD from the exons CTGCCAGCTCCCAGACTCCATAAATGCAGGAGAGTTTTCTTCAGACAACATGACAG CTCCGTCCTTTCCTGAAAAGATGTCCCCCGTCAAAGCTCTCACCATGAAGGACTATGAGAAT CAAATCACAGCTCTGAAGAAAGAGAACTTTAATCTGAAGCTTCGCATTTACTTCATGGAGGAGCGAATGCAGCAGAAATGTGATGACTCcactgaagacattttcaaaacg AACATAGAGCTTAAGGTGGAATTGGAGTCGATGAAGAGAGAGCTAGCTGAGAAACAGGAGCTGCTTGTGTCTGCATC TAAAGCGTTGGAAAGTCTAGCTGGTCGAGAATCAGGAGAACCCCAGCGAGTGAGAGAGCAAGCTCATAGGGAGATGGGCGCATTAAGAGATGCATTCAGCAAAAGGATAGCAGAACTAGAACAG AATTTAcaggcagcagaagaagaggtTGGGAGGATGGCTGCCATTGCTGAAGAGGAGAAGCTTAAGAATataaacatggagaagcaactTCAGACTGTTGCTTCAACAGACATCCATCCCCCATCTTCTCTCCCCAGAACAGTACAGGATTTACAGCAAGCTCTACAGAAGAGTGACAA TGAAGTCAAGCAGCTCAAGATCACCGTAAAGAACCAGGAGGCTTTGATCCAACAGAAGAACAGTGGAGACTCACAGACAGACCCACAGTCAACCAAGCAACTCTCTGAGCTTATTGTAGAAAAGGACCAGCAGCTTAAG GACCTGAGGGATGATCTTcaaagagagaaagacaaaGTGCAGCCAGACCAACAG AAGAGTGATATAAATCGATTGGAGTCCATCAATAAAATGCTGACTGAAGAGGTCAACCGGGTAAAAAGCgccaatgaaaacatgacaaaaacactCGAGGATTCACAAAATCACAACAAG ACCCTGTCTGTGACgttggaggagaaggagaatgAGCTtgacacagagaagaaaaacgCTCTGAAGAGAGATAAAACCATCCAAGGGCTTACCCAGGTCctcagagaaaaggaaaaagag attgaGGAACTTTGTCAGGAGATTGAGGACAGGGATGATGCTTTGGCCAAGGCCAGAGAGGCTGCACATAAAGCCCAACTGCAGAAATACCAG GGAGTAGAGGAGCATCAAAGCCtgttaatggaaaaacaaactgagttGGCCCAACTCCAAGGGGAGCATCACACCAAGGTGCTTGAAGCCCAAAAACTACAGCGTGCCTTGGATAGGAAAGAACAAGAACTTGCTGATTTGCAGCAGTCAAAAGACCAACTTGAGGTGGAACTagaagacatgcagcaacagaaaaagaaaggagacaaAGCCCTAAAC GATCTCACCAATCAGCTGAAAAAAGTGAACGGTGAGATGAAAGAACGGGAAAGTGCTCTGGAACAGCAGTACCAGGAGATGCTGGAACAAACCCAAAGAAAGCTGCACAGCCATGAAGTCACCATCCAGAGGCTCACAACCACACTGGCTGATAAAGAGCAGCAGCTACAG GATTACATAAACATGGTCAGAGACTTGGAGCAAAGCAAAAGCCCCGGGAGTAATGACGGCATGCTTACCAAGCTGCGGCAAAGgctaaaagaaaatgagagCGCCCTGGAG CAAGCTCTGGATGACAAATTTGCTGCCATTGAGGAGAAAGACAATGAGATccaccagctgcagctgctgctcagagaaAAGGAACGGGACTTGGAACGGCTCACTAACCTGCTCACTCATAATGAGGAAACCATCAAT AACTTTGACAGTCTTATCAAGGAGAAAGATGTGGAGCTGCAACATCTTGCCAACACTCTGAAGAACCTGCAGAGAGCTAAGCAAGATGTAGAAGATAATCTGAACAGATCACTGAGGGAGAAAGATGCCATCATCCACCAGCTACAACTCTCCTTAGAGGGGAAGACTAAAGATATGGAA GAAATGGCAAAGAGCGTTCTGAACCACTCACAGAGTCAGGCTCAGGACCTGGCCGAGCAGAGGGGccagaggttaaaggtcacagaaGCAATGCTGTCTGAGGCTGTGAAAGCCAGAGAAAGACTAATAGATGACAATGAGAGCGCTGTGGAGGGACTATTGGCTACAATTAACAGCAAGGACCAGCTTCTTAAG AAAGATCAAAATCAGGAAGGATGTAATAGACCGGAGGCCAGCAGcagtgatgatggtgatgatgatgcagGGTTTTCTCAG GAGTCTGCAGAGCACTTTAACCGCATGCTGTCTGAGCGTGCTCAGGAGATTCAGGAACTGAGGAAGCAGTTGGCTGAGAAGCAACAGGAGCTTGCCAAAGCTGAGAGGAAAAGCTCGTCAACAACCCAAGAGAGTTATTTAGAGACGGCAGAACTAAGAACCCTGCTTGTGGAGAAAGACAGCCTCATTGAC AAGCTTTTGCAGCGAGGTCAGGAGAGGGACAAGTTCTTGGCAGAGATGAGTCAGAAGGTCGACGGAGATCACATGTTGGAGCTCAGGCAAACAATTCAGATCATGCAAGAGAAACTTGAGGAGAGAGAAG CTGACCTATCAAGAAGAAACACCGAGGACAATCAGGAGAACATTCCAGTCTCCAAGAAAACAGTTGTTGTCCTGAAGAAGGAGTTGGCTCAGAAAACTGAAGCACTGAACAAAGCTCTGAAGAGGGAAAATGAACTGAAG ATTTCTTTGGCTGATCTCCAGTCACTGCTGTCTGAGCTCCAGGGTCGCAGTGAAGGTCAAGTTGCTAACATCGATTCCCTCACTGCTACACTGAAGACCAAGGATGAGATTATTAAT GTTCTCCATCAACGCCTTGGACAGGGAAGTGACAGCCGGAATGATTCTACTCAAGACCATCTGATTGGCTCCAACATGGATAGATCTCTACCTGCATTGCCTCAGAGAGAAATAACCATGATAGGAGGAGACAGCCAGCAAGAC GCTTTGCCCCATCGTTCAGCCTTGCAGCAGGAGCATGATGCTCTAAATAAAGCCCTGAGAGCTGAACAACAGCTGTACTCCAGTTTAGTTAGGACTGTGAAGGAGCCGGATAG TGGCCAGCGTCTCCATGCTCTGCAGCTGGAACTGACAGCAGTTCAGCTGCTCAGGCAGCAGCTAGAAGACAGCGTCAAAACTAATGAGGAGCTCAGGGATGATTTGGAGAGAGAGATACAGAGAGCCAAACTCAGAGAAG GTATGGACCTCATTGATCCGAAGGAACTGGAGAGCATGAGGCATCAGCTTGAGGACGCCCAGCGCTGGAATGCGTCCCTGCAGGCTCGCTTGGGAGCAATTCAGAACCGTGGAGGAGGAGTTGGCGGAACCAGTGATG GTGAAACCTTGAGTTTCATTGGAGATCAGACTTCTTACATGAGTATCTGTGTGGGAGAAGGGACGGATGATAGCTTGCCTCAGCTTTCTCCTCAGGAGCTTCAGCGGAAG GTGTTGGATTTGCAGGAGCATGTCGCTGGGCTTCAGAGTTTAAACAATGAGCTCCAGAGCAAATTATCGCAAATGGAGAAGTCAGAGCGGGACGCTTTGGAAAGGGAAGACAAAGATCTGACCAGCAGAAGCCGGTTCAAACAG CTCGAGGAGATGTGTGAGAGGCAGCCACAGTGTGATGCTGAAAGGGAACGTCTTCCTGGTCAAGATAAAGAGATCCAGACAGAGACAAGCACCTTAAGAAAG ACTGCACCTAGAAATCTGCTTGGTGATGAAAACATGATCAGCAGGTCCAGCCAGGGTAGAGAGTATGCTCACTCTGACAGCACCCTGTCACACAGCGGAGACGACGACGATGGTGCAGAAAGCAACACAGAGGCTTTGGCGCAGACGTCTGAGCTGGCAGGGTTAGGGTCAAACTCTATGCAACATCAAAG AGAGGAACTACAGCGACTTCGATCAGAAAATCTGAAGTTGTGGGGTCTCCTGAAGGAACTGAAATCCACCGAgtgtaaagaaaaagagagcGCCGATGTCTCAGGGAGCAGCAGCGACGGGCAGGCTGAATTAAGGAGGACTTTGGAAATGGTTCAGTCTAATCCTAAACTCGTTTCCATGGTCTTTAAATCACCAAAGCAAACTACAAAGAAATCAAGCAAAGCATCGGCTGGCGAGACCGCCGTCACTAATGTCAGCTCTGCAGATGAGAATCCGAAacttcaaagtaaaacacaccACAAGTCTCCAAAGCAGCATGTCACAAGACACAGG GCTGGTGTCAAGTCTCGCCTCCCTGTGCCTGTGAGGCTCAGAGCAGAGGGCAGCACTAGCTGGGAgtctgtgacctctgacccgaTGCAGACTGACGCACAGCAACACTCTGCTGTGGAAGatgtttctggttctgaccaGCAGCTGCATACCAACTCAGATTCAGCACTGCAAACCAGCGCTTCCCCTTCCTCCACCATCAGACATTCACACACTAGCTGCAGCCCTGCAGAGTCAGACGGGGGCTTTGACACCAGAGCACCAGTGGATCACACCCACAACGAATCTGCTCTTCTTTCCCAACTCGAGCTCCTCCACCAGGAATGCCAGGAAAAGGAGGTCCTGATAAATAAGATGAGGGAGCAGCTCAGCGATCTAGAGGAGCTGCATGCTCAACTGGAGGAAAAGAAGAGACAGAATGCCCAGCAGACTGTGGCACTGCAGGCTGCGCAATCCACCATCGCTTATCTGACAGCCTGCAGTCTGGACAACCAGAGCAACTTTGGTCCGCACCCTTGTTCTGGCGCTGTGGGTTCTGACGTTGACCTCCACAGTAGATGCATGGAGTTGCAGAAATCACTACAGGAGAAGGAAGAGCTCAACAACCAGCTCATTGAGCTCCTGAGCATGGCAGAGAAAGCCGTCGCCTCTTCTCAGAGCCAAGATCAGGAACCTGAAACGGATGGTCTCTCTTCATGGATAGAGGGTGCTTTGCATGAGGttcacacacactcgcacagaGATAGCCCAAATCAAGCCAGCGGCCAAACTGAGAACTCTGTGCTTGAGTTGCAGCAGCATGCAGACTCTTTGCAAAAAGCCCTTTTAGAACAAAGTAAGCTAAACGCAGAGCTCCAGGAGCAATTAAGGGCTGCAAATGAAGCTGCACAGCGTGACGGTTCTCATTTAAATGGCCCCACCTGGAGACAAAGAGGTGGAACGACAGAGTTGCTTGAAGATGATGAGTCAAGGGATGACCAAGGTGCAAAGAGAGGTTGTCATAATCCTGATTTAAACCAAGAAATGTTTAGCGTTGTACTGAGGTGCTTCAGTGCAACAGAGGCTGCTGTTTCCTCGTTAGCCGGccactgtaaaaacacagccTCCCCGACCTCTGATAAATCAGAACTATACGCCGACCTCCAGAAAGATTTCGACAATCTTCAGAGAGCGCTTCAAGAGAGAAGCAAACTGACTGAATCTGGAGAGCACggaaggagaagcagcagcaatCTGTCCTTTGCCTCATCAGAAACAAAAGGGCTGAAGCTCTATCAGGATCTCTGTCACCTTCACAAGGTTCTCAGTGATTACTCTCAAAGAGTAAATGACCTCCAGGCCTCCGCGCAGCAAGAGAGAGGTCACAGAAGAGAGGGCAAGGTCCGCGGGGTCGAACACGATGACAAGGGATTACCACCAGATGTTAAGCTCCAACTGGAGACGTTACATAAGGCTctgagggagaaaaagaaagcataCAAAAACCTGGAGGAGAAACTGGCCACTGCTCTTACCAGTACATCCTCTACAGAAACTATAAGAAAAG CAGCTCCTGAGCAGGGACACAAAAGCGTGCAGGTGGATTTGCAGGACCTGGGTTACGAAACCAGTGGCAAGAGTGAGAACGATAGGGAAGAGAGCAGTAGCACAG ATCTAGATTTGGGGGTGAACCCTAGCTGCAGTGCGTCCAGCCTGCCTTCACTCTTGAAAAATGAACATGCCACCTTCTCCTCCACTGAAAACTTGGACTCAAACTCCAGCACTCCTTACCCAAGTTCCCCGGCTCTCAGCTCAGCCAAA GTTAGCCTGAAAAACTTACAGATGTATGATGAGTTCGGGGCTTCAGAGGACCCTCTGCAGCTTCAGGCACAAGTAAGAGAGTTGAAAGCCCACCTAGAAAACCAGGCAAAGGTCATCCTACAAATGCAAAGcctcctgcacagaaactcccTCTCCAGTGACGTGGCTGCAAACACCTCAGATCCGCTCACTGTCAGGGAGAAAGACGGCGCACACAAAGTGGACTGCAGTCAAGAAAGGGTCGGGCAGCCGAGTGGGAAAAAGGAGGCTGAAAACCAGTCTGCTACGGACAGAGCCGGTGTTGTGAATATTGACCTGTGGAAAGAGAGAACACTGAACCGGAGCACAAACGAACAGCTGCAGCAAACCCGCAGCCGCTCAACGTCACCTGCTAG GCTTGATTCTCTGGTGAAGTCTCAGGCCAGAGAGTTGTCACAGCTGAGGGAGCAAATCAAGGAGAGCCGCAGGCTGGGAGTGTTGCAGCGCCGccagctggaggagctgagcaAGGTGTTCAAAGACCTGCTGCACTCTGGAGAAGTGGACCACTACATGGGGGAGGTGGTGAAGGAACAGCTGAACAAGAGTCTGAACCTTCTGGACAAGCTGGACGGCCGGCTGGACAAAG AAGAATCTCATCCGGTTAGTGAGGATGTTGCAGCTTTAGAACTGTCTCGCAG ACTGGCTAAGGAGTTGCAGGAGAAGAATCGACTCATCCAGAGCCTCCAGAGTCAGATCCACGGTCAGACTCCCAGCAGCCATCGCAGTTCCCAGTCCGACCTGAGCCGCTCAGACGTGACGATTTCCTCCTgccacagcagcagcaccacACAAGGCGGCAGTAGAGCGCGCA GCCAGCAGCACTCTCCTGAGAACTCGGGAGCAGCCGTCTGTCCTGCAGGAGGCGCTCTGGAGAAAGGTGCGTCTCCTTTCTCCAGAGATGCTTCCAGCAGTCTGCAGCGTCTGCAGATGGAGAACCGGCGGCTGCAGGAGCAGCTGAGGAGCAACGAGGAGCTCAACGCCACCTTACGCAGCGAGCTGGACCTGCACTGCTCCATTTTGGCGCAGCCCAGCCGGCATCACCAAGAGCAGGAGCCAGGCCCGGATCAGGAAGCCGCAGAGCCTCAAACAGGAATGCATGAACAAGGTGGAGACATCGGCTCACAAGGAGAAGGCGGAGAACAGCCTCGCACTATGAATTCAG ACCTGCTGGCTGAACATCTCCAAGAGATCAGAGCGTTACGCCAACGACTGGAGGAAAGCATTCGCACTAACGACCTCCTGAGAGAACAGCTGGAGAGGAAGTTGGCCGAGGTGGAGAAAGACCCAG cagccacaaacatttttatccagGGCAGCGAGGAGCAGGGTCAGCTGGTTAATGAAGTTCGCTTCCTTTGGGAACAAAATCAAGTGCTAAAAGAGCAGCTCAACGTGGGATCTCGAG ACAAGCAGAAGGAGAACGAGAAGCTGCGTGAGACTCTGGCGCGGCGGACAGCCAAGCTGGAGCAGAGCAGGAAGGACAGTGAAGTTCTGCGGAAGGAAAACCTCAGACTGCAGGAGACGCTGGAGCAGGGCAGCCAGGAGAACGCGCTGCTGCAGAACTCCCTGCAGGCCAGCAGAGAGGAGCTGCGAAG GTTGCAGTGTGAGGTGAAGCTCCAGAGGCAGCAGCTGTCCGActcccagcagctgctgcagtcgCTGCGAGTGGAGCTGCAGATTTATGAAAACATCAAGAACGACTCCAGCCAGCATG AACGCCGTCAGGAGGCGCCGCATCCTGTCCCCATGTCGTCGTCTGGCTCGATGAACCTGGGAGAGCTCCTGTCCGAGATCAGACACCTGCGGCTGCAGCTGGAGAGGAGCATCCAGACCAACACGGCGCTGCGGCAGAGActggaggagcagctgctcAGAGGACCCGGTCACTCTGAGACCATCAACATCAACTACCTGCTGTCGTCTCCag ATGAAGCAGGCCGGCCGCCGGGTCGGGAAGGCTGTGATCCTCTGCTTCGATCCTTCCGGACCCACGAGCAAACCAGTGTCTATCATG TCTCCTCAGAAGTGAAACATCAGGCTCAGTCGGAGAACGACGCCGACTCCGTCTGCAGCAGCTCCGAACGGAGCGTCTCCGGCGCTCCTTCCCGGTTGGTCCCGGGCCACCGGATGTGGGCCACCCGCAACGGGCGCCACGTCCTGGGTTTGATCGAGGACTACAACGCCCTCCGCAAGCAGATCTCAGAGGGGAGGAAGCTGTCACGGAGCATGGACGCACAGCTGCACGAGTGTCTGCACGCGCTCAGACAGCAGGGCTCTGACAACCAG ATGAGAGAAAACCAGCATTTGAAGAGTTtatccagcagcagcaacaccaTGCAGCAGGTGCTGGAGGAGGCCGGCCGGCTGCTCAAGCTGCTATGGAGGGTCTCTCTGCCGGCTGCCAGCACAGCAGGGGGCAGCGCCGGCAGCCAGCAG GATGAGCTGCTGAAGAACGAGATCGCCAGACTGAAGAACAGATTATCTCAGCAGGAGAGGATGCTGAGCGGAGCCGTGAAGCGCCTGCGGACCACCAACCAGCTCAAAGAGGGGATGGAGAGAGTCATCATTGACCAAT TGTCTCTGACTCATGGAGTGTTGAAGAAAGCTCGGGGGAATTTAGAG ACAAATTACTGCACCCTCTTTGGGCAGAAAAGCCCGTCTGGAGAAGCAGGTGCAG GAGGTTCCAGTCGGTGTGCAGTAGTGGAGGCTGAGCAGAGAAGTTTTCCTATTTCCAGTCTGACTGCAGACAGAGACTCTGATTTATCGGGTGGAAACAGCGCTGCCTCTTCGCGCTGCAGCGACTGA